The Triticum aestivum cultivar Chinese Spring chromosome 3A, IWGSC CS RefSeq v2.1, whole genome shotgun sequence genome includes a region encoding these proteins:
- the LOC123061338 gene encoding CXXC motif containing zinc binding protein, giving the protein MVFFALLVGAELDGLTNLQPRGGCDDPSYPYYFKLRCESCGETSAKTTCVSLDEVVQLPTGKGTANLLQKCKLCSREGSVVMIPGQGTPLTAEQSQKGEMTCLMVFECRGYEPIEFAFGNGWKAESVHGTPFDIDLSEGEFDEYDEKGECPVALSKLQSTFKVVKKQGFHGKTRYV; this is encoded by the exons ATGGTGTTCTTCGCGCTGCTCGTGGGGGCAGAGCTCGACGGCCTCACCAACCTGCAGCCCCGCGGCGGCTGCGACGACCCCAGCTACCCTTACTACTTCAAG CTGCGGTGCGAGAGCTGCGGGGAGACGAGCGCCAAGACCACCTGCGTCTCCCTCGACGAGGTCGTCCAACTGCCCACCGGCAAAGGCACCGCCAATCTCCTCCAGAAG TGCAAGTTATGTTCGAGGGAGGGATCAGTTGTGATGATTCCTGGGCAGGGAACACCACTGACTGCTGAGCAGAGCCAGAAAGGAGAGATGACTTGTTTGATGGTCTTTGAATGCAGAGGCTATGAACCTATTGAGTTCGCTTTTGGTAATGGCTGGAAGGCTGAATCT GTACATGGGACACCATTTGACATTGATCTTTCCGAAGGAGAGTTTGATGAGTATGATGAGAAGGGAGAGTGCCCTGTTGCTCTATCCAAGCTGCAGTCAACATTCAAAGTG GTGAAGAAGCAGGGTTTTCATGGGAAGACCAGATATGTCTAA
- the LOC123058347 gene encoding vesicle transport v-SNARE 13-like gives MTDVFQGYERQYCEISASLSRKCTTAASQEGEKLKQKASEIKSGIDGAEALIRKMDLEARNLQPSVRAGQLAKLREYKSDLNNLKGALKRITAGNGQQGAREELLESGMADTLVVSADQRSRLLRTTERQNQSTDRIRDSHRTMLETEELGVSIMHDLHQQRQSLLHANDTANHSTVMIQNLHDVDDNVGKSRKIMGAMVRRMDRNKWIIGLLIALLVLAILVVLYFKFVH, from the exons ATGACCGATGTATTCCAGGGCTACGAGCGCCAGTACTGCGAGATCTCGGCCTCCCTCTCCCGGAAATGCACCACCGCCGCCTCCCAGGAGGGAG AGAAACTGAAGCAGAAGGCCTCGGAGATCAAATCCGGCATCGATGGCGCCGAGGCACTG ATAAGGAAGATGGATCTTGAAGCAAGGAACCTCCAGCCGAGCGTGAGGGCCGGGCAACTGGCGAAACTGAGAGAGTACAAGTCGGATCTTAACAATCTGAAGGGAGCGTTGAAGAGAATCACTGCTGGTAATGGCCAACAAGGGGCGAGAGAGGAGTTGCTGGAGTCAGGAATGGCAGATACGTTGGTG GTATCTGCTGATCAAAGGTCAAGATTGCTTAGGACAACGGAAAGGCAAAATCAGTCAACTGATAGGATCAGAGATAGCCATAGAACTATGCTGGAAACAGAAGAGCTTGGAGTCTCCATCATGCATGACTTGCATCAGCAGCGCCAGTCTCTTTTGCATGCTAATGATACGGCAA ATCACTCAACTGTCATGATCCAAAAT TTGCATGACGTGGATGACAACGTTGGCAAGAGCAGAAAGATCATGGGGGCCATGGTGAGAAGGATGGATAGGAACAAGTGGATTATCGGCTTGCTGATAGCTCTTCTTGTTTTAGCGATCCTAGTAGTCCTGTATTTCAAGTTTGTGCACTGA